The following coding sequences are from one Eublepharis macularius isolate TG4126 chromosome 19, MPM_Emac_v1.0, whole genome shotgun sequence window:
- the LOC129346119 gene encoding nuclear factor interleukin-3-regulated protein-like yields MESLNSPTLCVAGNFPGFPHDGMIQRARALKSKPSANCRRKREFISDEKKDASYWEKRRKNNEAAKRSREKRRFNDLVLENRVMALNEENVRLKTELLQLKLRFGLISTAAFMEKSQQLSTASPTSAGHFYGASENGMYSGILSRSHHSEDSSETEQSSRDSISASVAKYSPRGSLSDMSDGSSRGSPVPQMLGEVQVVSQAYGEPPLQPPSELKGPVPRGVILFSANGFTAVAPPQPLLSNQEEQAEGCAVETPRSPSPASNTCCQPEDAQTHPGYCPKSQSYSMAAGYLEGGLAEAESEQKTGEPTSPFEGYSSEESGEELSWRCSPAPFTGLPDAQPDVKTAALPHKLRLKCRAHSSGIQELFPGPSPVPTVCCPETPTMPDWESDRHEEMSALVRQALLLKEQPASAGTLERLLCPAAVLHPDNSVPKEHASGWEDGCHDSGLRPT; encoded by the coding sequence ATGGAAAGTCTCAATTCTCCCACCTTGTGTGTGGCTGGGAACTTCCCTGGCTTCCCGCACGACGGCATGATTCAGCGAGCCCGGGCACTCAAGAGCAAGCCCAGTGCCAACTGCAGGCGAAAGCGCGAGTTTATCTCTGATGAGAAGAAGGATGCCAGCTACTGGGAGAAACGCCGGAAGAACAACGAGGCGGCCAAGCGCTCCCGGGAGAAGCGGCGTTTTAACGACCTGGTGCTGGAGAACAGGGTGATGGCGCTCAACGAGGAGAATGTGCGGCTCAAGACcgagctgctgcagctcaagTTGCGCTTTGGTCTCATCAGCACGGCGGCTTTCATGGAGAAGAGCCAGCAGCTgagcacagccagcccaaccTCTGCTGGGCACTTCTACGGGGCCAGCGAAAACGGTATGTACTCTGGCATTCTGTCCCGGTCCCACCATTCGGAGGACTCCTCTGAGACGGAGCAGTCAAGCCGGGACAGCATCAGTGCGTCAGTGGCCAAATATTCGCCCCGAGGATCCCTCTCTGATATGTCGGACGGTTCGTCACGGGGCAGCCCTGTGCCTCAGATGCTTGGTGAAGTCCAGGTGGTCAGCCAGGCCTATGGGGAGCCCCCCCTGCAGCCCCCTTCAGAGCTCAAGGGCCCGGTTCCTCGGGGCGTCATCCTCTTCAGCGCCAACGGTTTTACGGCTGTGGCCCCACCCCAGCCTCTGCTTTCGAACcaagaggagcaggcagaaggctgTGCTGTTGAGACGCCCAGAAGCCCCAGCCCAGCAAGCAACACCTGCTGCCAGCCGGAGGATGCGCAAACTCACCCTGGCTACTGCCCCAAATCCCAGAGCTACAGCATGGCTGCTGGTTATTTGGAGGGGGGCCTGGCTGAGGCAGAGAGCGAGCAGAAGACGGGAGAGCCCACCTCTCCCTTTGAGGGCTACTCCAGTGAGGAGAGTGGGGAGGAGCTCAGCTGGAGATGCTCGCCTGCTCCCTTCACGGGGCTCCCGGATGCCCAGCCTGACGTTAAGACAGCAGCTCTTCCACACAAGCTTCGCCTCAAGTGCAGGGCACACAGCAGTGGCATTCAAGAGCTGTTCCCTGGTCCTAGCCCTGTGCCAACCGTCTGCTGTCCGGAGACCCCCACAATGCCGGACTGGGAAAGTGACCGGCACGAGGAGATGTCGGCCCTGGTACGGCAGGCGTTGCTTCTCAAGGAACAGCCTGCTTCGGCTGGGACTCTGGAGAGACTcttgtgccctgctgctgtgctACACCCAGACAATTCAGTACCCAAGGAGCACGCCAGCGGGTGGGAGGATGGTTGCCATGACAGTGGCCTCAGGCCCACTTGA